The genomic interval GAGCGCGCGACGAAGAAGCGCTGATTGACCTGCGGGAACATCGCCACCCCGAACGCGATTGAGACGGCGGTCGAGAGCATGTACTCGGGGGTGTAGAGGCCGCCGCCGAGCGCGAGGAACTCGGGGTTCGTCTCGGCCAGCGTCCCGGTGGCCTCGCCCGCGCCCCCGACCGCGGCGAGCACCCACGCGACCGCGCCCCAGACCATCACGAGCATGAACGCCCCCTGCAACGTGTCGGTCCACGCGATACCGCGCATCCCCGCGAGGACGACGTAGGCTATCATGAACACCGTCACGAGGCCCGCGCCGCCCCAGTAGGGTATCGCGCCGTTCGTGAGCGCTTCGAGCGCGGTCCCGGCTCCGACCTGTTGCAGCATCACGTAGGGGAACAGCCAGAACAGGCTGATTCCCGCGACCAGTCCGCGGAGCGTCTGGGACCCGAACCGGTCGCCGAGCATCTCGCCGAGCGTGACGTAGCCGTACGTGCGCCCGACCAGCCACTGCTTGTAGCCGACGACGTACCACAGGACCGCAAAGAGGATGCCGTCCATCAGCCCCATCACCAGAATCCACTCGGGGCCCGCGGAGTAGGCGAGGTTCGGCCCGCCGAAGAAGGTGAACGCCGACAGCAGGGTGGCGAACGTCGTAAAGAGCAGGACGACCGTCCCGAGCGTCCGGTCGGCCAGATAGTAGTCCTCGGCGGTCCGGTCGGTGAGTCGGAACGCGACCAGACCGATAGCGAGCGCCAGCACGAGGTAGCCGCCCACGATGGCCGACTGGATGGCGAGGTCGCTCATCGCGGCGCACCTCCCTCCGACTCGATGCCGAGTCCCCACGCCCGGCGAGCGAAGAGCGCGAACACGCCCGCGGCGACGACCATCCAGCCGACGTGCCACCAGAGCCACGCCGGGAGTCCGGCGACCACGGTCGCGTCGCGCCACATGAACCACGGTATCGCGAGCGCGACGACGACCGCGAAGGCGAGCGCCCAGCCGAGCGATTCGAGCTTGGATACCATGTCAACCGGTTATTATCACACGGTGATAAGTATTGCTAAAGTCCACCAACGGAGTGCTTTGAAGGAGAATTTTATTCAAAGTCGCGCGGCGAGGGCGGCTCGAACGCCGAGAGACGTCGCTTCGTTCGACCTCACTCCGTTCGCTCGAACACGGGCGTCCCCGGATTCCCGGCGTCCTCGTATCCCCGCCGCCGGAGCGCGAACACTATCTCGCTCAGCGCGCACTTGCCCGACAGGATTGGGTCGCCGTGGTCGGTGTACGCGGCGGTCGCCTCGTTCAGGTCGTCCAGCGCGAACGAGTCGCCCAGTTCCGCGAGCGCCTGCCCGACGATTCGGTCGTTGTCGTCGACCGCGGGGTCGTCGGCCTCGACTTTCGCCTCGACGCGCCGGGCCATGTCGTCGTACGTGCGCCGACCCGAGCGCTCGGGGTCCCGTATCTCCTTGGCGTGTTCGAGCATCCGCCGACTCTCCGCGACCGCCTCGTCCCAGTGTTCGACCGCCCAGACCGCCAGTTCCGGGAGTTCGTCGAGGTCGCCCGCGAGCCGGTACTCGCGGGGGATGGCGTCGTAAATCCACGGCCGGTCGCGGGCGACGAGCACCTGCCCGCTCGCGGCCTGCTCGAACCACGTC from Halorussus salilacus carries:
- a CDS encoding sodium:solute symporter family protein, with the protein product MSDLAIQSAIVGGYLVLALAIGLVAFRLTDRTAEDYYLADRTLGTVVLLFTTFATLLSAFTFFGGPNLAYSAGPEWILVMGLMDGILFAVLWYVVGYKQWLVGRTYGYVTLGEMLGDRFGSQTLRGLVAGISLFWLFPYVMLQQVGAGTALEALTNGAIPYWGGAGLVTVFMIAYVVLAGMRGIAWTDTLQGAFMLVMVWGAVAWVLAAVGGAGEATGTLAETNPEFLALGGGLYTPEYMLSTAVSIAFGVAMFPQVNQRFFVARSKTVLKRTFALWPILVVLLFVPAFMLGAWAQGLGVSVPEGGNVLPVLLNEYTPGWFAALVVAGALAAMMSSSDSMLLSGSSYFTRDLYRPFVDPDASDRREDVLARVGVAVFATLAFVASLFQPGTLIEIGDTAFGGFAQLALPVIVALYWRGTTRAGMFAGLGGSQAFYLASVFVPTVRVDLLDWVPLLTESYVIQIAVPDTYWGWSASVVGMLLGLVLTLSVSAVTTPAADEEPAVYEGLRAD
- a CDS encoding DUF3311 domain-containing protein, whose protein sequence is MVSKLESLGWALAFAVVVALAIPWFMWRDATVVAGLPAWLWWHVGWMVVAAGVFALFARRAWGLGIESEGGAPR